Within Cyanobium sp. AMD-g, the genomic segment CAATGGTTTCTTTCCCGGGTGGGCCTGGAGGCGAGTGAAACGCCCAGGGATGTGGCCTTCTGTGCCCACGCCATCTGCTCCGACGAGGTCATGGTCGTCAATGACGCCAGCCAGGATGAGCGCTTCAAGGACAATCCCCTGGTGACGGGGAACCCCAGCATCCGCTTCTACGCCGGTGTGCCATTGCAGACCCCCTCAGGCTTCAATCTGGGGACGTTGTGTGTGATCAGCCCCCAGCCGAGGCAACTCGCCGGCAACGAGCAACAACTGCTGAAGGACCTCGCCGGCATGGTGATTCAGCATATCGAAGCCCGGCGCAACAGTTACCTCTGCTCCCTCACGGGCCTCAAGAACCGAAGGCCATTCTTCGATGCGGGTCTGCAAGAGTTCATTCGGGCCCAGCAGAAAGGAGAACCGTTGACCCTGATGATCTTCGGTCTGGATGATTCCCATGGTTTCTACACACGGTTCGGCCAGCAACAGGGCGATCGGTTGCTTCAGGAGCTGGCCAGACAACTGCAATCGGTCTTTGGAGAGAGCGCCCTCTGCGGGCGTGTGAGTGATGACGAGTTCGCCGTGTTGCAGACAAGCCTGGCGGGGCAGGAGGCGGTAGCCAAGGCGGAGGGCTTCCGTTCCGGATTGGCTCTCCAGGGCTGGGTGATGGAGGGAGTCCGCCATCCTCTGCCCATCAGCCTGGGCACGGCTTGCCTCGGCTCCGACGACACCAGCTTCAAGGTGCTGTTCCAACGGGCCGAAACGGCCCTGAAGCAGGCCAGGCTATCCGGGACAAGCCTTCCGGGCTGAACCGAGCGACACTCACTGGGCCAGCACGGCCGCGTGGGCCCGGGACAGGGCGGCTTGCAGGGACTCGACCCTGATGGGCTTGCCGATGAAATCATTCATGCCGCTGGCCAGGGCCTCGGCACGGTCGCAGTCACGGATGTTGGCGGTGACCGCCACGATCCAGGGCCGCAGCGTGTTGCCGGCCTGCTCCCGAATCCTGCGGGTGGCCTCAAAGCCATCCACCTTGGGCATGCGCAGATCCATCAGGATGATGTCCGGATCCAGCTGGCGATGCTGGTTCAGGGCCTCTTCCCCATCGCGCGCCACGCTGACGCCGTAGCCGAGACGCTGGAGCATCAGTTCGCAGACGCGGGCATTGACGAGATTGTCTTCCGCCAGAAGAATCCGCAACGGGTGGTCTTCGGCGAAGCTGGCTGTTGTCGGACCATCTGGCGCTGCAGGTGATTCAGGGATCGCCACCGGCAGGATCACCGTGAAAAGGCTGCCTTGACCCGGTTCGCTCTCCACCTCAATCGCGCCGCCCATGGCGACGACAAGGTGATGGCAGATGGCCAATCCCAACCCTGCGCCGCCATGGACGCGGGTGGTGGTGGAATCAGCCTGCGAAAAAGGCTGGAACAGGGACTCTCGGGCGGAGTCGGAGATTCCGGGCCCGGTGTCACGGACGCGCAAGACCAAAGGAACCCTGCCATCGGGCTGGAAAGCCTGAGTTGAAACGGTGATGGACACCTCTCCGCTCACCGTGTACTTGATTGCATTGCTGACCAGATTCACCACGATCTG encodes:
- a CDS encoding sensor domain-containing diguanylate cyclase, with translation MSAYPIPDNEAERQAALDQQHILDAESDEDFNRITRLASQMLGVPTALISLVDRQRQWFLSRVGLEASETPRDVAFCAHAICSDEVMVVNDASQDERFKDNPLVTGNPSIRFYAGVPLQTPSGFNLGTLCVISPQPRQLAGNEQQLLKDLAGMVIQHIEARRNSYLCSLTGLKNRRPFFDAGLQEFIRAQQKGEPLTLMIFGLDDSHGFYTRFGQQQGDRLLQELARQLQSVFGESALCGRVSDDEFAVLQTSLAGQEAVAKAEGFRSGLALQGWVMEGVRHPLPISLGTACLGSDDTSFKVLFQRAETALKQARLSGTSLPG